Proteins co-encoded in one Dendropsophus ebraccatus isolate aDenEbr1 chromosome 9, aDenEbr1.pat, whole genome shotgun sequence genomic window:
- the INHBB gene encoding inhibin beta B chain codes for MALPDRSPAPRLSTVALPDRSPAPRLSSVALPDRSPAPRLSTVALPDRSPAPRLSTVALPDRSPAPRLFSMALPDRSPAPRLSTVALPDRSPAPRLSSLLLLLSLLVLSAAGSPTAAPDPPPSSSPDTCASCGLRPPEEAAGMEQDFVEAVKRHILTRLQMRERPNITHAVPRAAMLTALRKLHAGRLREDGRLEIPSLDGHGMSGPESPEHGATSEIISFAEADDVTSSRVQLSFIISNEGNQNLFVFQSNLWLYLKLPEVLEKSGRRKLRIKLHFQDPSNPAKMSLVEKRVDIRRSGWHTFPLTDTIQALFEKGDRRLNLEVQCDGCEEWSVIPVYVDPGEESHRPFLVVHARLADNKHRIRKRGLECDGRTNLCCRQQFYIDFRLIGWNDWIIAPSGYYGNYCEGSCPAYLAGVPGSASSFHTAVVNQYRMRGLNPGTVNSCCIPTKLSTMSMLYFDDEYNIVKRDVPNMIVEECGCA; via the exons ATGGCTCTCCCGGATAGATCGCCAGCTCCGCGGCTCAGCACTGTGGCTCTCCCGGATAGATCGCCAGCTCCGCGGCTCAGCTCTGTGGCTCTCCCGGATAGATCGCCAGCTCCGCGGCTCAGCACTGTGGCTCTCCCGGATAGATCGCCAGCTCCGCGGCTCAGCACTGTGGCTCTCCCGGATAGATCGCCAGCTCCGCGGCTCTTCTCCATGGCTCTCCCGGATAGATCGCCAGCTCCCCGGCTCAGCACTGTGGCTCTCCCGGATAGATCGCCAGCTCCGCGGCTcagctccctgctcctcctgctctctCTCCTGGTCCTATCCGCCGCCGGGAGCCCCACAGCAGCGCCCGATCCTCCTCCGTCTTCGTCCCCGGACACCTGTGCATCTTGCGGGCTGCGGCCCCCGGAGGAGGCGGCCGGGATGGAGCAGGACTTCGTGGAGGCGGTAAAGCGCCACATTCTCACCCGGCTACAGATGCGGGAGCGGCCGAACATCACCCATGCCGTGCCCCGGGCTGCCATGCTGACCGCCCTGAGGAAGCTGCACGCCGGGCGCCTGCGGGAGGACGGACGCCTGGAGATCCCCAGCCTGGACGGCCACGGGATGTCCGGCCCCGAGAGTCCCGAGCACGGGGCCACCTCCGAGATCATCAGCTTCGCCGAGGCAG ATGATGTCACATCTTCCAGAGTCCAGCTCTCATTCATAATTTCCAATGAAGGGAACCAGAACCTGTTTGTCTTTCAGTCGAACCTTTGGCTATACCTAAAACTTCCCGAAGTCTTGGAAAAGAGTGGAAGACGCAAACTCCGAATAAAACTTCATTTCCAAGATCCTTCTAACCCCGCCAAGATGAgcctggtggagaagagagtggatATCAGGAGGAGTGGTTGGCACACCTTCCCATTGACTGACACCATCCAAGCTCTGTTTGAGAAGGGCGACCGTAGGCTTAACTTAGAGGTTCAGTGTGATGGCTGTGAGGAATGGTCTGTAATTCCAGTGTATGTGGATCCAGGAGAAGAATCCCACCGTCcctttttggtggttcatgctaGGCTTGCGGACAACAAGCATCGGATACGCAAAAGAGGTCTTGAGTGTGATGGACGTACAAACCTGTGTTGTAGGCAACAGTTTTATATTGACTTTCGCCTCATTGGGTGGAATGACTGGATCATAGCACCTTCGGGTTACTATGGAAATTACTGTGAGGGGAGCTGCCCTGCCTACTTGGCTGGTGTACCGGGCTCTGCCTCGTCCTTTCACACCGCAGTGGTGAATCAGTACAGGATGCGAGGTCTGAATCCAGGCACAGTGAACTCCTGTTGCATTCCAACAAAATTAAGTACAATGTCCATGCTGTACTTTGATGATGAGTACAATATTGTCAAAAGGGACGTGCCTAACATGATTGTGGAGGAATGCGGATGTGCGTGA